One region of Parambassis ranga chromosome 12, fParRan2.1, whole genome shotgun sequence genomic DNA includes:
- the mapkap1 gene encoding target of rapamycin complex 2 subunit MAPKAP1 isoform X1: MAFLDNPAIILAHIRQSHVTSDDTGMCEMVLIDQDVDLEKCQLALVPGSSCGSAGSGTLSEGGGSVTDSHACDLSQSMDITSSWDFGIRRRSNTAQRLERLRKERQNQIKCKNIQWKERSSSQSAEDLGTLFEKRDFKDRARTTGIKSTLSLRLEQCPQQLNNPFNEYSKFDGKGHIGTTATKKIDVYLSMQMAQEKVHPMTVVTIANARVHDLIGLICWQYTSEGREPKLNENVNAYCLHIAEDDGEVDTDFPPLDSNEPIHKFGFSTLALVEKYSSPGLASRQSLFVRINAAHGFSLIPVDSLKVTMKEILQKALKKRKGSQKGSGPMYRLEKQTEPNVAVELDSTLESQSTLEFCLVRENSSRGEESSEEDPPIDITTVQDMLSSHHYKSFKISMIHKLRFTTDVQLGISGEKVEIDPVTNQKASTKFWIRQKPISIDSDHLCACDLVEERSPSHAIFKLTYLSNHDYKPLYFESDAATVNEIVLKVNYILESRASTSRADYFAQKQRKLSRRTSFSFQKEKKTGQ, translated from the exons ATGGCTTTTTTGGACAATCCAGCTATAATTCTGGCTCACATCAGACAGTCTCATGtgaccagtgatgacacagGAATGTGTGAGATGGTACTAATAGACCAGGATGTGGATCTGGAAAAGTGCCAGCTTGCACTGGTGCCTGGCAGCAGCTGTGGGTCGGCGGGATCGGGCACCCTGAGCGAGGGTGGTGGCAGTGTGACAGACAGTCATGCCTGTGACCTCTCCCAATCTATGGACATCACCTCCAGCTGGGACTTTGGTATCCGGCGACGCTCCAACACAG CCCAAAGGCTTGAAAGACTAAGAAAAGAACGGCAGAACcaaatcaaatgtaaaaacattcagTGGAAAGAGAGATCGTCCTCACAGTCAG CTGAGGATCTCGGGACTCTGTTTGAAAAAAGAGACTTTAAAGACAGGGCACGAACAACAGGTATAAAGTCCACCCTTTCACTGCGGCTGGAGCAGTGTCCCCAGCAGCTCAACAACCCTTTCAATGAATACTCCAAATTTGATGGCAAG GGCCACATTGGCACAACGGCTACAAAAAAGATCGACGTCTACCTCTCAATGCAGATGGCTCAGGAGAAAGTGCATCCAATGACAGTGGTGACCATCGCCAACGCCCGTGTCCACGACCTCATCGGGCTCATCTGCTGGCAGTACACGAGTGAGGGACGAGAACCAAAACTCAA TGAGAATGTGAACGCCTACTGTCTCCACATTGCTGAGGATGACGGGGAGGTGGACACTGACTTCCCTCCGCTAGACTCCAATGAGCCAATCCACAAGTTTGGTTTCAGCACTCTGGCCTTGGTGGAGAAATACTCATCACCTGGGCTCGCTTCCAGACAGTCACTGTTTGTCAGAAT AAATGCTGCTCATGGCTTCTCTCTAATCCCCGTGGACAGTCTGAAAGTTACCATGAAGGAAATTCTTCAGAAAGCTCTCAAGAAGAGGAAAGGCTCGCAGAAAGGCTCAG GGCCCATGTATCGCCTGGAGAAGCAGACGGAGCCAAATGTCGCGGTGGAGCTGGACTCAACTCTGGAGAGCCAGAGCACGCTGGAGTTCTGCCTGGTCAGAGAAAACA GCTCCAGAGGTGAGGAGAGCTCTGAGGAAGACCCTCCTATTGACATCACCACAGTCCAAGACATGTTGAGCAGTCACCACTATAAGTCCTTCAAGATCAGCATGATCCACAAACTGCGTTTCACTACAGATGTACAGCTAG GCATTTCAGGAGAAAAAGTGGAGATTGATCCGGTCACCAATCAGAAAGCCAGTACGAAGTTCTGGATTCGGCAGAAACCCATCTCTATCGACTCGGACCACCTCTGTGCCTGTGACCTCGTAGAGGAGAGAAGCCCCA GTCATGCAATATTTAAGCTCACTTATCTCAGCAACCATGACTACAAGCCTCTCTACTTTGAGTCTGATGCTGCTACTGTCAATGAAATAGTGTTAAAG gtaAACTACATCCTGGAGTCCCGGGCCAGCACCTCTCGGGCTGATTACTTTGCCCAGAAACAACGGAAGCTGAGCCGCCGGACAAGCTTCAGTTtccagaaggagaagaagactggCCAGTAG
- the mapkap1 gene encoding target of rapamycin complex 2 subunit MAPKAP1 isoform X2 — translation MQMAQEKVHPMTVVTIANARVHDLIGLICWQYTSEGREPKLNENVNAYCLHIAEDDGEVDTDFPPLDSNEPIHKFGFSTLALVEKYSSPGLASRQSLFVRINAAHGFSLIPVDSLKVTMKEILQKALKKRKGSQKGSGPMYRLEKQTEPNVAVELDSTLESQSTLEFCLVRENSSRGEESSEEDPPIDITTVQDMLSSHHYKSFKISMIHKLRFTTDVQLGISGEKVEIDPVTNQKASTKFWIRQKPISIDSDHLCACDLVEERSPSHAIFKLTYLSNHDYKPLYFESDAATVNEIVLKVNYILESRASTSRADYFAQKQRKLSRRTSFSFQKEKKTGQ, via the exons ATGCAGATGGCTCAGGAGAAAGTGCATCCAATGACAGTGGTGACCATCGCCAACGCCCGTGTCCACGACCTCATCGGGCTCATCTGCTGGCAGTACACGAGTGAGGGACGAGAACCAAAACTCAA TGAGAATGTGAACGCCTACTGTCTCCACATTGCTGAGGATGACGGGGAGGTGGACACTGACTTCCCTCCGCTAGACTCCAATGAGCCAATCCACAAGTTTGGTTTCAGCACTCTGGCCTTGGTGGAGAAATACTCATCACCTGGGCTCGCTTCCAGACAGTCACTGTTTGTCAGAAT AAATGCTGCTCATGGCTTCTCTCTAATCCCCGTGGACAGTCTGAAAGTTACCATGAAGGAAATTCTTCAGAAAGCTCTCAAGAAGAGGAAAGGCTCGCAGAAAGGCTCAG GGCCCATGTATCGCCTGGAGAAGCAGACGGAGCCAAATGTCGCGGTGGAGCTGGACTCAACTCTGGAGAGCCAGAGCACGCTGGAGTTCTGCCTGGTCAGAGAAAACA GCTCCAGAGGTGAGGAGAGCTCTGAGGAAGACCCTCCTATTGACATCACCACAGTCCAAGACATGTTGAGCAGTCACCACTATAAGTCCTTCAAGATCAGCATGATCCACAAACTGCGTTTCACTACAGATGTACAGCTAG GCATTTCAGGAGAAAAAGTGGAGATTGATCCGGTCACCAATCAGAAAGCCAGTACGAAGTTCTGGATTCGGCAGAAACCCATCTCTATCGACTCGGACCACCTCTGTGCCTGTGACCTCGTAGAGGAGAGAAGCCCCA GTCATGCAATATTTAAGCTCACTTATCTCAGCAACCATGACTACAAGCCTCTCTACTTTGAGTCTGATGCTGCTACTGTCAATGAAATAGTGTTAAAG gtaAACTACATCCTGGAGTCCCGGGCCAGCACCTCTCGGGCTGATTACTTTGCCCAGAAACAACGGAAGCTGAGCCGCCGGACAAGCTTCAGTTtccagaaggagaagaagactggCCAGTAG
- the LOC114443669 gene encoding pre-B-cell leukemia transcription factor 1-like: MEDPERIMRSLSVVSLSGHSVQQGAAGLPLSHIHDGTDDEDGRKQDIGSILHQIMTITDQSLDEAQAKKHGLNCHRMKPALFTVLCEIKEKTGLSIRGAQEEEPSDAQLMRLDNMLLAEGVAGPEKGGGAAVAAAAAAAAGSVTDNSIEQSDYRAKLTQIRQIYHTELEKYEQACNEFTTHVMNLLREQSRTRPISPKEIECMVNIIHRKFSSIQMQLKQSTCEAVMILRSRFLDARRKRRNFSKQATEILNEYFYSHLSNPYPSEEAKEELAKKCSITVSQGGGSTITVSQVSNWFGNKRIRYKKNIGKFQEEANLYAAKTAVTATQAAAVVHNGQDHSPSTPNSGFQMKDEDFQLEGADSKNTLLTSMFIGGYHTPCYQSDRIQ, translated from the exons ATGGAGGATCCGGAGCGGATCATGCGGAGTCTGAGCGTGGTGAGTCTGAGCGGGCACTCGGTGCAGCAGGGAGCCGCCGGACTGCCGCTCTCACACATTCACGACGGAACCGACGACGAAGACGGGAGGAAGCAGGACATCGGGAGCATCCTGCATCAGATTATGACCATCACTGACCAGAGTCTGGACGAAGCGCAGGCAAA GAAGCATGGTCTGAACTGTCACAGGATGAAGCCTGCACTCTTCACTGTACTCTGTGAAATCAAAGAGAAAACAG GTCTGAGTATCCGTGGTGCGCAGGAAGAGGAGCCTTCAGACGCTCAGCTGATGAGACTGGACAACATGCTGCTGGCGGAGGGGGTGGCTGGACCAGAGAAGGGGGGTGGAGCGGCagtggctgcagctgcagccgcTGCTGCAGGCAGTGTGACTGATAACTCCATCGAACAGTCCGACTACAGGGCCAAGCTGACACAGATCAGACAGATATATCACACAGAACTGGAGAAATATGAACAG GCCTGCAATGAGTTCACCACACATGTAATGAACCTGCTGAGGGAGCAGTCACGGACTCGGCCCATCTCACCGAAAGAGATCGAATGCATGGTGAACATCATTCATCGTAAATTCAGCTCCATCCAAATGCAGCTGAAGCAGAGCACCTGTGAGGCTGTCATGATCCTGCGCTCCAGGTTCCTGGATGCTCG acgGAAAAGACGGAACTTCAGCAAACAGGCCACAGAAATCCTGAATGAATATTTTTACTCCCACCTGAGCAATCCATATCCCAGTGAGGAGGCCAAAGAGGAGCTGGCTAAAAAGTGCAGTATCACAGTTTCCCAG GGTGGGGGGAGCACCATCACAGTGTCACAG GTCTCCAACTGGTTTGGGAACAAGAGAATCCGATATAAGAAGAACATCGGAAAGTTCCAGGAGGAGGCCAACCTGTATGCTGCGAAGACAGCAGTGACGGCAACCCAGGCAGCAGCTGTGGTCCACAATGGCCAAGACCATTCACCTTCCACACCCAACTCAG GCTTTCAAATGAAAGATGAGGATTTCCAGCTGGAAGGTGCTGACAGCAAAAACACCCTGTTAACCAGCATGTTCATTG GTGGATACCACACACCATGCTATCAGTCAGACAGGATACAGTGA
- the mvb12ba gene encoding multivesicular body subunit 12Ba: MPEVRELSEALPELPMDPITGVGVVASRNRAPTGYDVVCTTTDGLDADLWKDGLFKSKVTRYLCFTRVFSKENSHLGNVLVDMKLIDIKDTLPVGFIPIQETIDTQEQAFRKRRLCIKFIPRDSTEAAICDIRIMGRSKQAPPQYTFIGELNNMGIWYRMGNVPRAQDSTHTPTTNNVPNVNSFSGPAPVPAAPMPKHISMTLPASFRGKNTTRPDYEHQNSNLYAISAMDGVPFMISEKFACASSDLQQVDLMGITIKSLAEIEKEYDYSFRTEHSAAARLPPSPTRTSLSSEA, translated from the exons ATGCCTGAGGTTCGGGAACTTTCTGAAGCTTTGCCAGAGTTGCCCATGGACCCCATCACTGGAGTAGGAGTGGTAGCCTCCAGGAACAGGGCACCCACGGGATATGATGTG GTCTGCACAACAACAGATGGACTTGATGCTGATTTATGGAAGGATGGCCTTTTCAAATCAAAAGTGACCCGCTATCTCTGCTTCACCAGAGTTTTCTCTAAAGAAAAT AGCCATTTAGGTAATGTTCTTGTGGACATGAAGCTGATTGATATAAAGGACACGTTACCTGTGGGTTTCATCCCGATCCAGGAAACTATTGACACTC aggagCAGGCCTTCAGGAAGAGGCGACTCTGCATCAAGTTTATTCCACGGGACTCCACAGAAGCAGCCATCTGTGACATTCGCATTATGGGGCGCTCCAAGCAGGCTCCACCTCAGTATACCTTCATAGG AGAGCTCAACAACATGGGAATCTGGTATCGCATGGGGAACGTACCTCGAGCCCAGGACTCCACGCACACGCCAACCACTAATAACGTCCCGAATGTAAACTCCTTCTCCGGCCCAGCCCCAGTCCCAGCAGCTCCAATGCCCAA GCATATTTCTATGACCCTGCCTGCCAGCTTCAGAGGAAAGAACACCACCAGACCAGACTATGAGCACCAGAACTCCAACCTGTACGCTATCTCAG CAATGGATGGGGTGCCTTTCATGATCTCTGAGAAGTTTGCCTGTGCTTCTTCTGAT CTCCAGCAGGTAGATCTGATGGGCATTACAATCAAGTCATTGGCTGAGATTGAGAAAGAG TATGATTACAGTTTCCGCACAgagcacagtgcagcagctcgCCTCCCTCCCAGTCCCACACGGACCTCCCTGAGCTCTGAGGCCTGA